The Callospermophilus lateralis isolate mCalLat2 chromosome 3, mCalLat2.hap1, whole genome shotgun sequence genome has a segment encoding these proteins:
- the Mesp2 gene encoding mesoderm posterior protein 2 codes for MAQSPPQQNFLGLDHWIFSQGWGWEGHSDSTSPASSSDSSSSCPCDSALGLSQTANPARSARVAEATPTVPRRARTGPAGGQRRSASEREKLRMRTLARALHELRRFLPPSIAPAGQSLTKIETLRLAIRYIGHLSAMLGLNEDNLQCRRRWRADAVSPQDCALCPDGGPMQVQTRDPGPGLGTAFCTGPCWGSPPSYPATGALAESPGSRVSNTDSWVTPPYCPKIQSPPLQPLGRVPDPVLWTPPQTCPGKQTSLEPQNPAAPWTPPAELAAVYQGISGSSESCLPLGSPPLLPRPSCQRLQPQTQWGCWSHSAEVLPSSEDQGPGPVFQLSEVSLTQSSGLRLSSCPELWQEDLEGTHLGIF; via the exons ATGGCCCAGTCACCTCCTCAGCAGAACTTCCTTGGCTTAGACCATTGGATCTTCTCCCAGGGTTGGGGCTGGGAGGGCCATTCCGACTCCACGTCCCCAGCCTCTTCCTCGGATTCCTCGAGCTCGTGCCCCTGTGACAGTGCCCTCGGCCTCTCTCAGACCGCAAACCCAGCCCGCAGCGCCCGAGTAGCTGAGGCCACCCCGACAGTGCCCAGACGTGCACGGACGGGACCAGCGGGTGGACAGCGGCGGAGCGCCAGCGAGCGCGAGAAGCTGCGCATGCGCACCCTGGCCCGCGCCTTGCACGAGCTGCGCCGCTTTCTGCCGCCGTCCATCGCGCCGGCTGGCCAGAGCCTGACCAAGATCGAGACGCTGCGTCTGGCCATTCGCTACATCGGTCACCTGTCGGCTATGCTGGGCCTTAACGAGGACAACTTGCAGTGTCGGCGCCGGTGGCGCGCGGACGCAGTGTCTCCCCAGGACTGCGCGCTCTGCCCCGACGGCGGTCCCATGCAGGTGCAGACCCGGGATCCTGGCCCGGGTTTGGGCACTGCTTTCTGTACCGGGCCGTGCTGGGGGTCCCCGCCCTCCTATCCTGCCACCGGAGCCCTGGCTGAGAGCCCGGGGAGCAGGGTTTCCAACACGGATTCCTGGGTAACACCCCCTTACTGCCCCAAGATACAGTCGCCCCCGCTCCAGCCCCTAGGGAGAGTTCCTGACCCGGTTCTTTGGACGCCACCCCAAACCTGTCCCGGGAAGCAGACATCCCTAGAGCCTCAAAACCCCGCTGCACCCTGGACGCCACCAGCAGAGCTGGCTGCAGTGTACCAG GGTATCTCTGGGTCTTCAGAATCCTGTCTACCTCTGGGAAGTCCACCCCTTCTGCCccgcccttcatgccagagactcCAGCCTCAGACCCAGTGGGGGTGTTGGAGCCACAGTGCAGAGGTGCTGCCCAGCTCAGAGGACCAGGGACCTGGCCCTGTTTTCCAACTCAGTGAAGTGAGCCTCACCCAGAGTTCAGGCCTACGGCTCAGTAGCTGCCCTGAACTTTGGCAAGAAGATTTGGAGGGGACCCACCTGGGCATCTTCTAA